In one Phaenicophaeus curvirostris isolate KB17595 chromosome 19, BPBGC_Pcur_1.0, whole genome shotgun sequence genomic region, the following are encoded:
- the SSTR2 gene encoding somatostatin receptor type 2 — protein MEPEYELPNATAFWFSPALPFDNFSVEAPTNASHNATGQHFDLTSNAILTFIYFMVCIIGLCGNTLVIYVILRYAKMKTITNIYILNLAIADELFMLGLPFLAMQVALVHWPFGKAICRIVMTVDGINQFTSIFCLTVMSVDRYLAVVHPIKSAKWRRPRTAKMINVAVWGVSLLVIMPIMIYAGVQHNHGRSSCTIIWPGESGAWYTGFIIYAFILGFLVPLTIICLCYLFIIIKVKSSGIRVGSSKRKKSEKKVTRMVSIVVAVFIFCWLPFYIFNVSSVSILIVPTPVLKGMFDFVVVLSYANSCANPILYAFLSDNFKKSFQNVLCLVKVSGMDEADRSDSKQDKSRLNETTETQRTLLNGDLQTSI, from the coding sequence ATGGAGCCGGAATACGAGCTGCCCAACGCCACCGCGTTCTGGTTCTCCCCAGCTTTGCCTTTCGACAACTTCTCTGTGGAGGCACCCACCAATGCATCGCACAACGCCACGGGCCAGCACTTCGACCTGACCAGCAACGCCATCCTCACCTTCATCTACTTCATGGTCTGCATCATAGGGCTGTGCGGCAACACGCTGGTGATATACGTCATCCTTCGTTATGCCAAGATGAAAACCATCACCAACATCTACATCCTCAACCTGGCCATCGCAGACGAGCTGTTCATGCTTGGCTTGCCCTTCCTGGCCATGCAGGTCGCCCTGGTACACTGGCCCTTTGGCAAAGCCATCTGCAGAATCGTCATGACGGTGGATGGGATCAACCAGTTCACCAGTATCTTCTGCTTGACTGTTATGAGCGTTGACCGGTACCTGGCTGTCGTCCATCCCATTAAATCTGCCAAGTGGAGGCGGCCCAGGACAGCCAAAATGATCAATGTGGCCGTTTGGGGTGTCTCTCTGTTGGTGATCATGCCCATCATGATTTATGCTGGGGTGCAGCATAATCATGGCAGGAGTAGCTGCACCATCATCTGGCCAGGAGAATCGGGTGCCTGGTACACGGGCTTCATCATCTATGCCTTCATCCTGGGTTTCCTGGTGCCTCTCACAATTATCTGCCTTTGCTACTTGTTCATCATTATCAAAGTCAAGTCCTCGGGCATCAGAGTGGGCTCTTCCAAGAGGAAGAAGTCCGAGAAGAAAGTTACCAGAATGGTCTCCATCGTGGTTGCTGTCTTCATCTTCTGCTGGCTCCCCTTCTACATATTCAATGTCTCCTCAGTATCCATCCTAATCGTGCCCACACCCGTCCTCAAAGGAATGTTCGACTTTGTGGTTGTCCTTAGTTATGCCAACAGCTGTGCCAACCCCATCCTCTATGCCTTTCTGTCCGACAACTTCAAGAAGAGCTTTCAGAACGTCCTCTGCCTGGTGAAGGTCAGTGGCATGGATGAGGCAGACCGGAGCGACAGCAAGCAGGACAAATCCAGGCTCAACGAGACCACAGAAACCCAAAGGACCCTGCTCAATGGTGACCTGCAGACGAGCATCTGA